A section of the Triticum dicoccoides isolate Atlit2015 ecotype Zavitan chromosome 7A, WEW_v2.0, whole genome shotgun sequence genome encodes:
- the LOC119331908 gene encoding uncharacterized protein LOC119331908, producing MAFMRYRALPQGEVTAEEFWAWLGQFDADHDGRISREELQRALRSLNLWFASWKARGGVQAADANRDGTVGKEEAGRLFAYAQKQLGGKITQLGSY from the coding sequence ATGGCGTTCATGCGGTACCGCGCGCTGCCGCAGGGGGAGGTGACGGCGGAGGAGTTCTGGGCGTGGCTGGGGCAGTTCGACGCGGACCACGACGGCCGGATCAGCCGGGAGGAGCTGCAGCGCGCGCTGCGGAGCCTCAACCTGTGGTTCGCGTCCTGGAAGGCGCGGGGAGGGGTGCAGGCCGCGGACGCCAACCGCGACGGCACCGTCGgcaaggaggaggctggccggcTCTTCGCCTACGCGCAGAAGCAGCTCGGCGGTAAGATCACGCAGCTCGGCTCCTACTGA